In Penaeus vannamei isolate JL-2024 chromosome 13, ASM4276789v1, whole genome shotgun sequence, the sequence ctctctctctccctctctctttccctctctccctctctctctctctttccctctctccctctctctttttctctttttctctttttctctcactctcactctaacactctctttcatcctcctcccctactctctctctacccattccTCTCTTCTAAACAAGCGTTCTCTACCCCAATTGTTCTTCCCAGGTCCTAACGACTGCAACGACCACCACAAAGTCCGTCACAGAAACCGCCACTTCGACGACAACAAAGAATGTCACACAGACAGTGACACAGGTAAGGGCCCTCGCTCTCTCGTGATAACAAATTACCAATAGATAATCCTGTAAGAGGGATTTCATTATCGGGTATCGACTGTTATCTTGAGGGTCACACGTTGGAAGGgcgctttgttattgttattgttgttgcctgATTTTGAAAGTTGATACGTGTGTGTCAGCGAGTGTGAATATAcagtatcttatatatatacatacatatacataaatccatatgtatgtgagtgtgtgtgagagagagtgtgtgtgtgtgagagagagagagagagagtgtgttataTCATGAAGGTAGGAGTTTGTTATTGAAGCAAAAATAATTACAGCTTGAATATAATTGTAGAAAAGGCTATGTCCTTTAAACTTTGTGACAGAAAGGAAAGCAATTTTGTATTGAAATTTAGCGGTTATGAAGTGAATACATCTTCAAAACCAAAATTTGTAAATGAAGAACAAAATGCACCATAATAATTAGCCGTAAGTTAGTTGTAAATCATGTGTTAATGATTAATCTCcactttttcatgtttatttcccCCGTTTTCTATGGTAAtcaaatccgttttctatggtaATCAAACCCGTTTTCTATGGTAATCAAACCCGTTTTCTATGGTAATCAAAGTtccgttttctttagatatcCACAACTACTTCGGCGACAACGAACACTAAAACAGTGACCTCTACGATAACCTCTACTTCTGCAACTGCCACTGTGACTGTTACTCTTGCAAATGGTTATGTAACAGTCACTAAACCGTGTGTTTTGGGTAAGACTTATTTCAAGTTTAATTCGAAAAGTATACTGTAGAGATggtgatagacagatgaatagttgttaaataaatagaggaattatataaacacaagcatatgcacacacacaaacacacacacacacacacacacacacacaaaatatcctGGCATTATATCAAGAAAACCCGATACTTCACCGAAAATAACTTCACACATTTTCCAaaagctaaataataataataataataataataattacctctTTAACCACCCTAATATCTCCAAATATTTTCCaaaagctaaaaataataataataataattacctctTTAACCACCCTAATAACTCCAAATATTTCCCAaaagctaaaaaataataataataattacccctTAAGCCACCCTAATGCAACCTTCCACCCGCAGACCCTCGATACGACACCATCGAGAACCTGAGGACGAGTCTCAAGGAGGAATCGAAGGGGTGGAAGTGGTCAGAATAGAGCCTTGAGGAACGCCTCGGGTCTCGCTGTAAGGAATGTGGACGCGCCGAAATAATTTTATTAAGACTTCGtattcaataatgatattattcaaattattattattatcattattatcattattattatcattattgttactattattagtatcattattattactattattattattatcattattattactgttattattatcattattattactattattattattatcattattattactattattattattattattattattactattattattattattactactactattattattactattattattattatgatcattattattatcattactattatcattatcgttattatatttatcattactattatcatcactattttctctcttcctgaatCTCGCTATTCGCAAAGCTGTAAGGGTGAGCAAACCGCTCTAATTGGCTTTTGTTAATTGAGAATCCTTATAAATTTCATATTGCAAATCAATGTATATTAAGCACAGTTCATTTTCAGTGAGGCTCCAATCATTTTTTCTGAAGTTTATTAATTATTCACTCATTATTCACTTGTTCCCTTTTTGATTACTAAAAATAATCAGCTTAGCGAGAGGTAGCGAAAACAAGACAAAATTCTACACATAATTTGTCCCATTATCCCTTTTCATACCATTCATCTTAGTCTTTTCTTGTCATTTACCTTTGTTTTTCAATAGTATATGGATTCGCATGTGGGTTATTTTAGGTTCTTTTGATATAAGTAACTGTGACATAGTTCGGATTTATAAATTTTGAATTACAGTATTATATTTTTTAAGGTAATTTCTGACACGTTCctcttaataaaaaaataaaaaaagtgcaCAAAACATACCAGTTACATTGGTAACACTTTCAGTATATACTTCCttccacaataacaataaaggttaATCCTTACTTTATTTATGTTCGTGTTATCCTTTCCTCATCATAAACGAATAAATTTACCGTTTATATGGCCACATAATATATTATActgtggaaagatatgaatgaaaataaatatcttcacaatacaagagatgagcATTCTCCCTCTTAACTGTATGGGATTACGTTGTATGCTGTAGTTAGAGTAACTGACGGTTTTATTTTCATGGTCGACTGTATGTATGTTATCACTGAAGAAAAGAGGTTCCTTGACAGTGCAAAGCATGTGAATTTGTTATGTCTCGATGCATGTCCCTTTCAGCCATCGaccatatttatattacatattggGCAGATacgtatatggaatatatatatatatgtgtgtgtgtgtgtgtgtgtgtgtgtgtgtgtgtgtgtgtgtgtgtgtgtgtgtgtgtgtgtgtgtgtgtgttcaatgcaTTCTTAAGGACAAACATATAGCTTATATTAagaaggcagataggtagattacacacacaccaaacatgcgcacacatacggCGTTCACTTCGTTAAGAAATATTGTAATTTACTGATATACTGACCATTTTCGCGGTCTGATCACACGCAACGTATGGATGAagtattactaaaaaaaaattgtgtacaTAATACAGAATGAGTTACTATTTTAAGGAGGTGTATTTTTAAAAGCAATTCtgtattttaattactattacatTATACCAAACGACGTTTTTATCAAATGCACACTCcctaaatgtttttgtttttttttagtctacGCACATTTTTTTTATGGTAGAAATATTTGTAACATTCATAAACTGCGCATGCGCAGCCATCTACAGGCAAATTTGAGTTTTATTGTCACAGCGCTCATTGCTCGTTTCGGAACTTTGGAAGGACAGGTtttgtttacagtgctacttgtTTCCGATTTCTTTTCCCATATGCCAATGAAGAACTTTTAATTAAATTATTCCGATGTTAGGGACAGCACTAAATTCAAGTGTTGTAAAGTGACTGTTCCAAATGCAGAAGTTCGTCACTTCCAAACCACCCTTCACGTCACCACAAGGTAATCCCTGTTTACATCTTTAAATGTACAGAGATATTGTAATGGATGAAGAGTCGGTTAGCAAATGCAATAGTGTATAGGAAGGGCCCAGGTTTACATCACGACTAGGAAGGGGTTCGGGAAACAGGGCCATTTGGAGGGGTTCTGAGTACAGTTTGTTTTTGGTTCTTTATAGGAGTTTGTTAGGAGGGGTTCATCTGTTCGTTTGTTCGGTCGAATCTTCCGTGCCCGAATCATGGCAcggatttttcttttccatctttaacTTTCTAAAATTCCTGTTGTGAGCGAATTcgcccatgcccccctcccccaactcatgGTTCCTCCAcgggaccccccacccccaccccaagatAAAAGCTTGACTTGAGTAAAATCGTTTTCTTTAGTTAGGGATCCCATTACTATAGAAAACGAAGCTAAGACGATACATAGAAAACGGTCCATTTTCAACATAAACTTCAACAGAATTCATAATTAGTAGCTGTGCCGTGCTATAATATAAGAACTTTATTAGTGGACACAGCCTC encodes:
- the LOC113822975 gene encoding uncharacterized protein, yielding MMFGSVVCVFILVSLGAATPYGSNWNKHGYHNPHGCATNVHHVTKILSSTETSTVTVTEATATKTATVTETKTDTKTLTNTATSTVAGSTTTQVLTTATTTTKSVTETATSTTTKNVTQTVTQISTTTSATTNTKTVTSTITSTSATATVTVTLANGYVTVTKPCVLDPRYDTIENLRTSLKEESKGWKWSE